The Macaca fascicularis isolate 582-1 chromosome 13, T2T-MFA8v1.1 sequence ttgcagtgagctgagatcgtgccactgcactccagcctggatgacaaagcaagactccatctcaaaacaaacaacccacatACACACTAGAAAGGTGGGTGGGATTGCAGGAAGGCAGGTGCAGACCCTGAAGCCTGCGATGGAGCTGATTTTCTATTTCGAGCATTAACAAGTTCCTCTCATGTTCTTCTATTTGCTTACAGACCTCTCACAGCCCAGTGTGCCAGGACGTGCTGAAATTCATCAGTCAGTGGTGTGGAGGGCTCCCCAGCACCAGCTTTTCCTTTCAGTAGTCGGTAGAGCTGAGGAAGAGTTAGGGCCTCTCCCTcattaaagttttataaataacTGAGACCACTGTATTCTTTGATCAAAGTCACTCCCAACATCACACAGTGTCTTTTCCCCAAAAGGAATCATaatcaagtagaagaaaagagaagttaCTTTATTACAATTTATTATCTCATCCCGAGGTCAGGGCCCCTTGCTTAGTGGGAAAAAAACACCCTTTAGGACTGAGTCTTGGAACAGCACCTGCTGGACAGAGGGGAGAACCAACCCAGGTCAGAGGGGGAAAGTAGCATGGCAAGACCTAGACCCAGTTCTAagagcacttccctgcccccacTCTTACCCAGGCCACCACCTTCAAGGCCCATTACCTGTCCTAAACCCAACTTCTCTGTGATGCCTGGATTTCTTGACTTTGATCCAGTAGCTGCTCATTTTCCTGCCTTTTATGTTTAGGAGATTCAAGCTCTATCATTTCCTCTAGCTGCAGAAAAAGGTGGAGTTAGACACCCTTGCCCTGAATGATAggtcagcatctttttttttttttgagatggagcctggctctgttgcccaggctggagtgcagtggcacgatctcggctcactgcaacctccacctcccgggttcaagcgattcttctgcctcagccttccaaatagctgggattacaggtgcccgccaccccacctgactaattttttgtatttttaatagagatgaggtttcaccacgttggccaggctggtctcaaactcctgacctcaagtgatctgcctgcctcaggctcccaaagtgctgggattacaggtgtgagccactgcacctggccagtcagCATCTTTTCAACACAGCCAATCTCTGTGGAATAAACCCTTCCTGTTCACCTTCCTTACCTGCCCCTGAAGTCCCTCCTTCCTGCAGGGCCCAACTCCACGTAGAGTGAGTGCAGCCACACAGCAGTAACCAGATAGAGCAGCCTCCCCTGCAGACATGAGCAAAGAAGGGATCCAGAGAGCCAAGGCTGTATCCTGAAAAGCAAGGATGGGGAGTAGGAGGGAGTAGGGCAAGTGCAGCAAAGAAGGGAAATTAAAAGGCCAGGACCAAGGCTTTGTAGACCACAAGAAGGAAGAGAATGTGCTCACATAGATTCTTGTGGGGTCGAAGGGGCAGTCGGTATGTCCCGGCCCCTCATCCAGTGGTACCAGAGGATCCAGCAGTCCTGGGTGGCAGTCAGCAATAAGGCGGCGGCCACCGTTGGCCACAGTGAGTGACACGGCAAGGAGGAGGCCCAGAGAGCAGGCAGCGGACAAGAGCAGGTTCACCAGAGCTAGTACCAGCAGGGCCCAGTGCTGGCAGGGACAGATCAGGGTGAGCAGCCTGGGCCTGGCTAACTCCCAGTGACTAGACACCCAGTTTCTCTATTTGAGGCTCCTCCAATCTATTGAAAGACCAATCTCAGCCCCCATTTCCCTGACTCAAGCCTACTCGTTAAAAGCTCCAGGAAGTCCCTTCTCACCAGTGGAGGGCGAAGAAGGTTCCTGGACGCCAGGAGAGCCACAAGTCCCACGGAAACGCTCTGTGGAAGACACAAAGCCTTTGGCTTGCTGGGCTCTCCGGGCGCCCGGCCCCCACCCCGGGCCGCCTGCCGCGCTCACCAGCAGCCCCGAGCCGACGGAGATGACATTGGCCGTGGTGTACTCTGGCGTGACAGCGCCGCGGGGATTGGCCACGTGCCTTAGGACAGTGCCGTGCAGCACGGCCCCCAGCAGCAGGTTCACGTGGCCCACCAGGATCAGCGCGAGGCCCACGCGCATCAGCCGCCGGGGCCCCCGGGCGGCGTCTGCAAAGCACGGGTGAGGGCAGGGTTGAGTCGGGCGGGGTGGGGAGAGATGGCTCCTGGCGGGTTAACCGCGGGCAGTAGGACGGGCCAAGGGTGGCCCCAAGGTTAGGAGACAAGACGCCAGGTCCCGGAAGTTACCGAAAGCGCAGAGACTGCAGCGCCTCATCCCGTCCGCCGCGCCGGCCGCTGGGCCGCTCTACCtgggccccgccccgccccgccccaacCTGGGCCCCGCCTCCGTCCCGGGTTCCCCTCCCACCTGGGCCCCGCCTCCGCCCCGGGCCCGCTCCCCCTGGCGGGAAAGGCGCGAACACACGACGCTTTTAGCAAAAAGTAGACTTTTATTACAGCAGCAACTGAGGCGAATCGAATGGCCCCCCAGGGCCACCACTGCAGCACCACCTTTCTCTCCCGCCCCGGCCGCCCCAGCGGGATTGTAGAATTCGGCTCCCCTAGTGCCCGTGGGCCTCCTTTCCACACAGGCTGGGCGGGAGCCGGCAGATCAGCGACTAGCCCCCAACTAGAAGGCGGCTGCTGAGAAGGCCCAGGCCCACGTCTGTgcaaaacaagtaaacaaagtgcagaggggaggaagaaaggggagggggaggatgaTGCTCAGAACCAGGGAGCCCCCCCAGCCCTCCTGAataataaaggaaggaaggggctTCACAGGGTAATACTGACTGGGGGGAAGGGATAGGAGGGCTGCAGCACGTCCAGGGACAGCCACAGCGCAGATCAGGGCCTGGCTCGAGTGAGCTCTAAGAGGAGACGGTGACAGCGGCTGAGTTGAGGGTACTGTTCCTGGCAAAATTGAACTTGTTCAAGGTCTCTTCTAGCAGAGAAGTCAGCCTGCTTTGGTCAGCCTGGGGAAGAAGAGCTCAGTGACATGGGGGCTGAGAGAAGAGAAGGCATGGGGGCAGCCAGGGCAGATGAAGGCAGAAACCTCACCTCACTAATGAAGCCCAGCTGCACCAGCTCAGCTGCCAACTCGGGGATGTTCTCATCTGACAGAGAAACAGGAGGGGGTGAGTACAGTATGGGACTGAGGGACCTGGGGCCCTTCAGACAGCCCCACCGGGGCTAAACTGTCAGATCCACCCACTGCTTTAGGGGCTAAGATAGTCATCTATGTGAGTCAATGTGTTACTGCCTTGTCACCTTTCCCACCCCTGAATATGTCCCTA is a genomic window containing:
- the KRTCAP3 gene encoding keratinocyte-associated protein 3 isoform X1; the protein is MRRCSLCAFDAARGPRRLMRVGLALILVGHVNLLLGAVLHGTVLRHVANPRGAVTPEYTTANVISVGSGLLSVSVGLVALLASRNLLRPPLHWALLVLALVNLLLSAACSLGLLLAVSLTVANGGRRLIADCHPGLLDPLVPLDEGPGHTDCPFDPTRIYDTALALWIPSLLMSAGEAALSGYCCVAALTLRGVGPCRKEGLQGQLEEMIELESPKHKRQENEQLLDQSQEIQASQRSWV
- the KRTCAP3 gene encoding keratinocyte-associated protein 3 isoform X3, translated to MRRCSLCAFDAARGPRRLMRVGLALILVGHVNLLLGAVLHGTVLRHVANPRGAVTPEYTTANVISVGSGLLSVSVGLVALLASRNLLRPPLDTALALWIPSLLMSAGEAALSGYCCVAALTLRGVGPCRKEGLQGQLEEMIELESPKHKRQENEQLLDQSQEIQASQRSWV
- the KRTCAP3 gene encoding keratinocyte-associated protein 3 isoform X2, producing MRRCSLCAFDAARGPRRLMRVGLALILVGHVNLLLGAVLHGTVLRHVANPRGAVTPEYTTANVISVGSGLLSVSVGLVALLASRNLLRPPLHWALLVLALVNLLLSAACSLGLLLAVSLTVANGGRRLIADCHPGLLDPLVPLDEGPGHTDCPFDPTRIYDTALALWIPSLLMSAGEAALSGYCCVAALTLRGVGPCRKEGLQGQQALHRFLLPD